TTAATACTTTGAAGAACCGCTTTGAGGTTGGAACCTCTTCCGGAAGCTAAAAATACAATCTTTTTTTTAGGCTTTGTAAACGGGCTTGCCAAGAAAATCTTATCCGGGTAAAATCAGAATCGCCCCCAAGTTGAAATTGGTTCAGAAAGACGATTTCAGGAACATCAAGCGGAATTCCTCCGACTCGGTCAATGAACTGTGGATTTTTCCTTAAAAGACTAAAATCCGGGCGAAATCCGTGGAAATTTTAGTTTTTAATATTTCTACGAGATTTTTTAGGCTTTCGGGCTCTTGAAAGATCACCGAAAGTTTTCAGAGAAACCGCAAGAATGTTCAAGCCCAGCATTAAGGAGGCAACCGTTTTTGTCGAAAAGTATTTCAGGAGAGATACATGTCACTTGCCAGAAAATCCACAGCGACCGTTGAACAATATAAATCCAACGAAATCTCGACTGTCAGCCAGGGCAAACTCATCGTCATGCTCTATGACGGGGTGGTTCGCTTTCTAAATATCGCTTTGGAGAATAATACTCCCCGGAAATACGATGTGGTCAACAACCATATCCTCAAAGCCGGAGAGATTATTACGGAGCTTATGCTTGCTCTCAACTTGGAACAAGGTGGGGAAGTGGCAAATAACCTTCTCGGAATTTACGTTTATATCAAAAAACGTCTTTTGGAAGCAAATATGAAGAAGGACTCCGAAATCCTCCAAGAAATCATCAAATACATGGAAGACCTAAAATCGGCTTGGGAAGAAATAGAAAAAAAAGAAAAATCTAATGTAGTTTCTACGCCATTCCAAGGCAATCGCGGAAGCGGTTTATCCATTCAGGGGTAACAATTGTCGGATTCAAATTCAATCGATCTGAATCGTAGTCTTGTCGTCCTTTATGGGGATAAGATTCTTTTGCTTGAACAATTGATTACCAATCAAAAGCGACAATTGGAAATATTCGGGTTCGGAGACGGGGAGGGCGCGGCTAAAATCGAAGACTCCAATGAAAAAATCATCGACCAACTTTGTTCGGTGGATCTTAAGATCGAAAAAATGACGGAAGGCGTTCCTCAAACTTTGGAACTGATCGAACTTACAGAAATTCTATTTCAAAAAATGGAAGAGTCCAGATTTCTACATTTTCAAGTGGAAGATAAAATGAAAAAAATTCTGAAAGAATATCAGAAAGAATTGAATCAGGTCCAAGTTCAAATTCAACTCAAACGCCATCTCAGACGAGACTATTGGAAAACGGGGACTTGTTAGAAAGAGCCCTGGAGTTTTTAGGTCTAGAACCGGGGTTTAACGAAAAAGATCTAAAAGAA
The nucleotide sequence above comes from Leptospira weilii. Encoded proteins:
- the fliS gene encoding flagellar export chaperone FliS, whose protein sequence is MSLARKSTATVEQYKSNEISTVSQGKLIVMLYDGVVRFLNIALENNTPRKYDVVNNHILKAGEIITELMLALNLEQGGEVANNLLGIYVYIKKRLLEANMKKDSEILQEIIKYMEDLKSAWEEIEKKEKSNVVSTPFQGNRGSGLSIQG